The following are encoded together in the Vanrija pseudolonga chromosome 7, complete sequence genome:
- the Msed_2001_1 gene encoding 3-hydroxypropionyl-coenzyme A dehydratase: MSFDLKQYIAKASSTPGPDAPHAPGGEVKPQQWHVFESGAWVVAPATSAAPASAPDTLTLVTWNIDGFGGHAKPRAEALLGRVATLNPKPDIILFQEVNAAGAAAILASSFVQQGYYSSESPTPGPHWDWEGVPQPFVTLTLVSRSLAVGGVTRTSLPSRYDRDLLTADIVLGGGTLRVVNVHLDSLAHDPSFRPPQVALAAASIKAAGAGVIAGDWNPVLPLDDALCADNGITDEWVAIQGDAPGFTWNWDGRSKEPFPPNRLDKVATFGVRAAEIEILEPGTLSEGIDWSDHCGLRAVLVTSKLKHAHAMSPASYAALPTQHIKLSNHPASAGGVTPVQVITLYRPDANNAFTAIMMQELVDAIDAYEADDRVKVIVVTGHGKMFCAGADLSGNRAFQKTDNDTNGHRDGGGRVSMAIHRCTKPTIAAIQGAAVGVGITMTLPMTIRIAAAPAKIGFVFARRGLAMEAASSYFLPRLVGYSRALHVVTTGSVYPANHRLLDGLFSEVLDKPGDVLPRALELADDIAANCSGISIALNKALMYRSMPSAEEQHLLDSRVLYGLYGTKDLTEGVAAFMEKRNVKFTGTIKDAPQTYPWWFAADTRVPEGTDKAKL, translated from the exons atGTCCTTCGACCTCAAGCAGTACATCGCCAAGGCGTCCTCCACGCCCGGGCCGGACGCGCCGCATGCCCCAGGCGGCGAGGTCAAGCCGCAGCAATGGCACGTCTTCGAGTCGGGCGCGTgggtcgtcgcgcccgcgacctccgccgccccagcaTCCGCGCCAGACACGCTCACCCTCGTCACTTGGAACATTGACGGCTTCGGCGGGCATGCgaagccgcgcgccgaggcgctcctcggccgcgtcgcaACACTCAACCCCAAGCCAGACATCATCCTCTTCCAGGAGgtcaacgccgccggcgccgccgcgatccTCGCCAGCTCGTTCGTCCAGCAGGGGTACTACTCCTCCGAGAGCCCCACCCCAGGACCCCACTGGGACTGGGAGGGCGTCCCGCAGCCCTTCGTGACCCTCACACTCGTCTCGCGCTCCCTCGCTGTGGGAGGCGTGACCCGCACGTCCCTTCCATCGCGGTACGACCGCGACCTGCTCACCGCCGACATcgtgctgggcggcggcacgctgcgCGTAGTCAACGTGCACCTCGACTCGCTGGCGCACGACCCGTCCTTCCGCCCACcgcaggtcgcgctcgcggcggcaagcatcaaggccgccggcgcgggcgtcaTCGCAGGGGACTGGAACCCCGTCctcccgctcgacgacgcgctgtgCGCCGATAACGGCATCACGGACGAGTGGGTCGCGATCCAGGGCGATGCGCCGGGGTTCACCTGGAACTGGGACGGCAGGAGCAAGGAGCCGTTCCCGCCCAACCGGCTCGACAAGGTCGCTACGTttggcgtgcgcgcggccgagatTGAGATCCTCGAGCCGGGGACTCTGAGCGAGG GTATCGACTGGAGCGACCACtgcggcctgcgcgccgtgctcgtcacGAGCAAGCT CAAGCACGCCCACGCCATGTCGCCAGCCTCCTACGCCGCCCTGCCCACACAGCACATCAAGCTGTCCAACCACCCCGCGTCAGCGGGCGGCGTGACCCCGGTCCAGGTCATCACGCTGTACCGCCCCGACGCGAACAACGCCTTCACGGCCATCATGATGCAGGAGCTCGTGGACGCCATCGACGcgtacgaggccgacgacaggGTCAAGGTGATCGTGGTCACGGGGCACGGCAAGATGTTCTGCGCTGGCGCGGACCTGAGCGGGAACCGCGCGTTCCAGAAGACGGACAACGATACCAACGGGCACCGTGATGG cggcggccgcgtctCGATGGCCATCCACCGGTGCACCAAGCCCACGATCGCGGCGATCCaaggcgccgccgtcggcgtcggcatcaccATGACTTTGCCCATGACGAtccgcatcgccgccgcgcccgccaaGATCGGGTTCGTGTTCGCGCGTCGCGGGCTCGCAATggaggcggcgagcagctaCTTCCTCCCCCGGCTGGTGGGCTACAGCCGGGCGCTGCACGTCGTGACCACCGGCTCGGTGTACCCCGCCAACCACCGCTTGCTCGACGGCCTCTTCTccgaggtgctcgacaagccgggcgacgtgctgccccgcgcgctcgagctggccgacgacatcGCGGCCAACTGCTCCGGCATCTCGATCGCGCTTAACAAGGCGCTCATGTACCGCTCCATGCCtagcgccgaggagcagcaccTGCTTGATTCCCGCGTCCTCTACGGACTGTACGGCACCAAGGACCTCACGGAGGGCGTGGCCGCGTTCATGGAGAAGCGCAACGTCAAGTTTACCGGCACGATCAAGGACGCGCCGCAGACGTACCCCTGGTGGTTTgccgccgacacgcgcgTGCCGGAGGGCACGGACAAGGCCAAGTTGTAA
- the pnbA_3 gene encoding Para-nitrobenzyl esterase, translated as MSLPEPIPPAQAAEHSPATAQSAPAPAAPVPPSDTAPPVVNHPLLRKITGVRDNPRVESFYGVPYGEVRKRWTQAQFVTLLDGLQAVKPGPRCPQPPSRGEAGCGPLLPHLETELEEDEFRCLNLNITRPVGYDDVFLPVMVWIHGGGFNVGSASEPIHNPVAFVEWSASQGLPVIAIGVNYRLGPFGFLYSSDLDGARSAAFRGNFGLRDQRMALDWIHRNIEGFGGDSDRITIVGQSAGGYAIHAQLNAQTHYNIPPLFARAIVQSGPLADRHVWSIHRLDLIWAKMVKEAAAQAEAALPDTPQERIDSLRAVSAAKLIELGIVHCKVSTWGVFHDGAFVPPEIYHHDGTFREAKPKVEALILGDVADERSVFLPRAKRRGKAPLLHALRTLLSPEDAAKVEAAYKLDQELSVDELTVQMSYAAQDMRYLYPGDALAKAWPSAIRYHISLPNTFEEAGRSYKGMAHHSIDVMYLFRNYNKFFTERGMTTHTAVSDAMGRAWLLFMHGGEPWEHSARQGAHFGARGMEVVPRDKVKENEEEDRRLALWSNLGLVTTGRVANVWISEENDRVDAGEAFVP; from the exons ATGTCCCTCCCAGAGCCAATACCACCAGCACAGGCTGCAGAGCACTCGCCAGCGACTGCCCAGTccgcaccggcgccggcggcacccgTGCCGCCCTCCGACACCGCCCCACCCGTCGTCAACCACCCGCTCCTGCGCAAGATCACCGGCGTGCGGGACAACCCGCGCGTCGAGTCGTTCTATGGCGTGCCGTATGGCGAGGTCCGCAAGCGCTGGACGCAGGCGCAGTTCGTGACGCTGCTGGACGGGCTGCAGGCGGTCAAGccggg CCCGCGATGCCCGCAGCCCCCGTCGCGCGGCGAAGCGGGCTGCGGTCCTCTTCTTCCCCACCTCGAGacggagctcgaggaggacgagttcaGGTGCTTGAACCTCAACATCACGCGGCCGGTGGGGTACGACGATGTGTTCCTGCCCGTCATGGTGTGGATCCACGG CGGCGGGTTCAAcgtcggctcggcgtccgagcccATCCACAACCCCGTCGCGTTTGTCGAGTGGTCCGCGTCGCAGGGCCTGCCGGTCATCGCCATCGGGGTCAACTACCGTCTCGGGCCGTTCGGGTTCCTCTACTCGTCCGACCtggacggcgcgcgctcaGCCGCGTTTAGGGGAAACTTTGGGCTGCGCGACCAGCGGATGGCGCTCGACTGGATCCACCGGAACATCGAGGGCttcggcggcgacagcgaccgGATCACGATTGTGGGCCAGAGCGCCGGTGGAT acGCGATCCACGCCCAGCTCAATGCGCAGACGCACTACAACATCCCGCCGCTGttcgcgcgcgcgatcgtGCAGTCTGGTCCCCTGGCGGACCGGCACGTGTGGTCCATCCACCGGCTGGACCTGATCTGGGCCAAGATGGtcaaggaggcggcggcgcaggccgaAGCCGCGCTGCCCGATACCCCGCAGGAGCGCATCGACTCGTtgcgcgccgtgtcggctGCAAAgctcatcgagctcggcatcgtcCACTGTAAAGTGTCCACCTGGGGCGTGTTCCACGACGGCGCGTTCGTGCCCCCAGAGATCTACCACCACGACGGGACGTTCCGCGAGGCGAAGcccaaggtcgaggcgctaatcctcggcgacgtcgccgacgagcggagCGTGTTCCTCCCGCGTGCCAAGCGACGGGGCAAagcgccgctgctccacgCGCTGCGGACCCTGCTGTCGCCCGAGGACGCAGCCAAGGTCGAAGCAGCGTACAAGCTCGACCAGGAGCTGTCTGTCGACGAGCTTACAGTACAGATGTCGTACGCGGCGCAGGACATGCGATACCTTTACCCCGGGGACGCGCTGGCCAAGGCCTGGCCCAGCGCGATACGGTACCACATCTCGCTGCCCAACACGTTTGAAGAAGCCGGGCGCAGCTACAAGGGCATGGCGCACCACTCGATCGACGTGATGTACCTGTTCCGCAACTACAACAAGTTTTTCACCGAGCGAGGCATGACCACCCACACGGCCGTGTCGGACGCGATGGGCCGCGCGTGGCTGCTCTTCatgcacggcggcgagccgtGGGAACACAGCGCGCGGCAGGGGGCGCActttggcgcgcgcggcatggAGGTTGTGCCGcgcgacaaggtcaaggagaatgaggaggaggaccgcCGGCTCGCGCTCTGGTCGAACCTGGGGCTCGTCACAACTGGCCGTGTCGCCAACGTCTGGATCTCGGAGGAGAACGACAGGGTGGATGCGGGGGAGGCGTTTGTGCCGTAG
- the fabG_9 gene encoding 3-oxoacyl-[acyl-carrier-protein] reductase FabG has translation MTTLHAARPVGRSSIACLYCRRHKVRCDGEFPCKRCTRKSLACEFAATARWRRSSSRNSASPPPASISPPTPVSPPSSSASYSLSELLARPVHDPVSAGILPESDARGLFDFFVTHCGAHLGPLGLRFDGVRESSPLLLCASLAAAYVNVPPELGVCEGSSAQPSTEVADALAALAYAHIQASVLAPRCSGEDALGVLVAALWGISRSEDPRAFTLVRHASALVARSYGAPGGPEPVGSATWVAAHICELYDGLICLGYGLPFGSSPREPERAGLGEMAANPSLAPLAAQAELVPLIRTITDWAASGDLETLSDMVLSANDGLDDWFFKWTSGPSEYAQVLAAHSHTLVLAQHLRLSVNMLPLQAGIEGQARARRNALAAAAGIIDAYAEIDTAKRTAPSMGGTILAHATMCLLPPADAGRLPESDATRRYYETGLAVLQEGALNQGHFTPRFASTMERVLARRRTGEEGWPEGIVLPPLGAPFALIDTITGGSSGIGKAAVDLFVANGARVLAIDLTEPTEPEGPYSEEVHFVKGSVVHAETWTMAFAACKSQFGAHPDVLVNNAGVAHHAPFVDVTGDDWERVYDVNLRAPLHGMQVFIRACLAEERKGAIVNISSIAGINGFPYCAAYGSSKAALANLTKTAAAEYGSKGIRVNAIAPGSTNTALTRNLPPAEYAGMRQMVAITPLGRIGEPVDVANAIVYLASDESDYMTGHVLVLDGGFTVL, from the exons ATGACCACGCTCCACGCAGCCCGCCCCGTCGGCCGCTCGTCCATCGCATGCCTCTACTGCCGGCGTCACAAAGTACGCTGCGACGGCGAGTTTCCATGCAAGCGCTGCACGCGCAAGAGTCTCGCATGCGAGTTTGCAGCCACGGCCAGGTGGAGGCGGAGTAGCAGCCGCAACTCcgcgtccccgccgcccgcgtccatctcgccaccgacgcccgtgtcgccgccgtcgtcgagcgcaagcTACTCGTTgtccgagctgctcgcgcggcCAGTACACGACCCGGTCAGCGCGGGCATCCTGCCAGAAtccgacgcgcgcgggctcTTCGACTT CTTCGTGACTCATTGCGGCGCGCACCTGGGCCCTCTGGGCCTGCGcttcgacggcgtgcgcgagtCGTCGCCATTGCTGCTGTGCGCGTCGCTTGCAGCGGCGTACGTCAACGTgccgcccgagctcggcgtaTGCGAGGGGTCGTCAGCACAGCCGTCGACCGAGGTGGCTGACGCactcgcggccctcgcgtACGCGCACATCCAGGCCAGCGTGCTCGCGCCACGGTGTAGCGGggaggacgcgctcggcgtgcttgTTGCCGCACTGTGGGGGATTAGCAGGAGCGAGGACCCGCGCGCGTTCACGCTCGTGCGGCACGCgagcgcgctcgtcgcgcggtcgTACGGCGCGCCGGGGGGACCTGAGCCAGTCGGCTCGGCGACATGGGTCGCCGCGCACATTTGCGAGCTGTACGACGGGCT GATATGCCTCGGCTACGGCCTTCCGTtcggcagctcgccgcgcgagccagaacgcgccggcctcggcgagatggccgcGAACCCCTCCCTCGCGCCACTtgcggcgcaggccgagctcgtgccgcTTATCCGCACAATCACAGACtgggccgcgagcggcgaccTGGAGACCCTGTCCGACATGGTGCTCTCCGCCAACGACGGTCTCGACGACTGGTTCTTCAAGTGGACGTCCGGGCCGAGCGAGTACGCGCAAGTGCTAGCCGCGCACTCGCACACGCTGGTGCTCGCACAGCACCTCCGGCTGAGCGTCAACATGCTGCCGCTACAAGCCGGCATCGAggggcaggcgcgcgcgcggcgcaacgcgctcgccgccgccgccggcatcatCGACGCGTACGCCGAGATCGACACGGCGAAGCGCACGGCTCCAAGTATGGGCGGCACGAtcctcgcccacgccaccATGTGTCTCTTGCCTCCTGCGGATGCGGGCCGCCTGCCCGAgtcggacgcgacgaggcggtacTACGAGACGGGGCTCGCGGTGCTGCAGGAGGGCGCCCTCAACCAGGGCCACTTCACCCCGCGCTTCGCGAGCACGAtggagcgcgtgctcgcgcgcaggAGGAcaggcgaggaggggtggcCCGAGGGGATTGTCCTGCCCCCACTCGGCGCGCCGTTCGCCCTCATCGACACG ATCACGGGCGGGAGCTCGGGCAT TggcaaggccgccgtcgacctgttcgtcgcgaacggcgcgcgcgtgctcgccatcgaccTCACCGAGCCGACCGAGCCAGAGGGGCCTTACAGCGAAGAGGTACACTTCGTCAAGGGCAGCGTGGT GCACGCCGAGACTTGGACCATGGCGTTCGCCGCGTGTAAGAGCCAATTCGGCGCGCACCCCGACGTGCTGGTCAACAATGCCGGCGTGGCGCACCATGCGCCGTTTGTCGACGTCACGGGGGACGACTGGGAGAGGGTGTATGATGTCaacctgcgcgcgccgctgcacg GAATGCAGGTGTTCATTCGGGCGTGTCTGGCCGAGGAGCGTAAAGGCGCGATTGTCAACATCTcgagt aTCGCAGGCATCAACGGCTTCCCCTACTGCGCAGCCTATGGTTCCTccaaggccgcgctcgccaacctcaCCAAGACCGCCGCGGCAGAGTACGGCAGCAAGGGGATCCGCGTGAACGCGATTGCGCCGGGATCGACTAACacgg cgctAACGCGCAACCTCCCCCCGGCCGAGTACGCCGGCATGCGCCAAATGGTGGCCATTACGCCGCTCGGGCGAATCGGCGAGCCGGTCGACGTGGCGAATGCGATCGTGTACCTGGCT TCGGACGAGTCGGATTACATGACTGGCCatgtgcttgtgcttgatGGCGGGTTCACTGTGCTGTAG